A window of Mytilus edulis chromosome 10, xbMytEdul2.2, whole genome shotgun sequence contains these coding sequences:
- the LOC139492944 gene encoding uncharacterized protein: MMKCYCLIVFIFCTIDVSNGGILSGICHSSNGICGKKGVPCNETFGSEWTYNGKCCNERPCCKFLKAPCVPETCPNGFKLLSNQPSSANCYYTSGANRVTWNTAADNCASTDGAYLWRPNTAQEANAVQNEFNIPDDLPIWTGANDIDNDGTFTFAIENGPFSFNELPFGLCKFYDNLAKPLALVQKSV; the protein is encoded by the exons ATGATGAAGTGTTattgtttgattgttttcatCTTTTGCACAATTGATGTGTCAAATGGCGGCA TTCTTTCTGGGATATGCCACTCTTCCAACGGTATATGTGGAAAAAAAGGTGTTCCATGTAATGAGACTTTCGGGTCTGAATGGACGTATAACGGAAAATGCTGCAATGAACGACCATGTTGCAAAT ttttaaaagcgCCATGTGTTCCAGAAACTTGCCCAAACGGGTTCAAGCTATTATCAAACCAACCAAGTAGTGCTAATTGTTATTACACTAGTGGTGCTAATCGAGTTACCTGGAATACAGCTGCG gaTAATTGTGCCTCGACAGATGGTGCCTACCTGTGGAGACCGAACACTGCACAAGAAGCCAATGCTGttcaaaatgaatttaatattC CCGATGATTTACCTATATGGACTGGTGCAAATGATATTGACAACGATGGAACCTTTACATTTGCCATAGAAAATGGTCCCTTTTCATTTAATGAGCTTCCATTTGGATTATgtaaattttatgataatttagcAAAA CCTTTGGCTTTGGTACAGAAGTCTGTGTGA